Proteins encoded together in one Prevotella scopos JCM 17725 window:
- a CDS encoding OmpH family outer membrane protein, with protein sequence MKKLFLMLMLCAPMTLFAQKFGHLDSQALLQSLPEAIAIQSKLEAKGKEYQKQIEDMQAELQRQAEAYDKSKSTMNATKQAETEKNLQDMYTKIQQTAQDNQKAFNEAQQKQLGPVLEKVRNAIAAVAKTGNYVYIMEKAAGQPLYINEALSKDVTAEVKAQLAKMK encoded by the coding sequence ATGAAAAAGTTATTTTTGATGTTGATGCTCTGTGCGCCAATGACATTGTTCGCACAGAAGTTTGGTCACCTTGACTCACAGGCTCTCCTCCAGTCACTTCCAGAGGCTATAGCTATTCAGAGTAAGTTAGAAGCTAAAGGTAAGGAGTACCAGAAGCAGATTGAAGACATGCAGGCTGAATTGCAGCGTCAGGCTGAGGCTTACGACAAGTCTAAGAGCACTATGAACGCTACAAAACAGGCTGAGACAGAGAAGAATTTGCAGGATATGTACACTAAGATCCAGCAGACTGCTCAGGACAACCAGAAGGCCTTCAACGAAGCACAGCAGAAGCAACTCGGCCCTGTTCTTGAGAAGGTTCGCAACGCCATCGCAGCTGTAGCTAAGACAGGTAACTATGTTTACATCATGGAGAAAGCTGCTGGTCAGCCATTGTACATCAACGAGGCACTCAGCAAGGATGTTACTGCTGAGGTAAAGGCTCAGTTGGCTAAGATGAAGTAA
- a CDS encoding OmpH family outer membrane protein — MKKLFLSLAFMLLPLLAAAQQSVTAFKFAYFSYDKVLHAMSDYATATRTFNELKAKYDAETKRSVDDFNSRYEDFLEVQRKLEPSILRKRQAELEELMERNIAFRKESERLLKKAEEDIYAPVRTKLNNTVRQMGKESGYAFILNTDNNTVPFVNTAMGEDVTDALITALK, encoded by the coding sequence ATGAAAAAGCTATTCTTATCCCTTGCTTTTATGCTCTTGCCACTCTTGGCGGCAGCACAGCAGAGTGTTACTGCTTTTAAGTTTGCTTACTTTAGCTATGATAAAGTGTTGCACGCAATGTCTGACTATGCAACGGCAACACGTACTTTTAATGAATTGAAAGCGAAGTATGATGCTGAGACGAAGCGTTCAGTTGATGATTTCAATAGCCGATATGAGGACTTCCTTGAGGTACAACGTAAATTGGAACCATCTATTCTTCGTAAACGTCAGGCTGAATTAGAGGAACTGATGGAACGTAACATTGCTTTTCGTAAGGAGTCTGAACGACTGCTGAAGAAGGCTGAAGAGGATATCTACGCACCTGTTCGCACAAAGTTAAACAACACTGTACGTCAGATGGGCAAGGAAAGTGGTTACGCTTTCATCCTGAATACTGACAACAACACTGTTCCTTTCGTTAATACAGCGATGGGAGAGGATGTAACTGATGCTTTGATAACAGCCTTGAAGTAA
- a CDS encoding OmpH family outer membrane protein has translation MFLLYLFAFSPLTASAQKFALIDMEYILKNVPAYERANEQLNQVSKKWQAEVEALNTEASTMYKNYQNEVVFLSQDQKKKRQEAILAKEKQASDLKRKYFGPEGELFKKRTSLITPIQDEIYNAVKDISDQRGYSLVIDRSSNAAGIIYGSPKVDISNEVLQKLGYSYQ, from the coding sequence ATGTTTCTTCTTTACCTATTTGCTTTCTCACCTTTGACAGCTTCTGCACAGAAGTTTGCACTGATTGATATGGAGTATATTCTCAAGAATGTGCCAGCTTACGAGCGTGCTAATGAGCAGTTAAATCAGGTAAGTAAGAAGTGGCAGGCTGAGGTAGAGGCTCTCAATACGGAGGCTTCTACTATGTATAAGAATTATCAGAACGAGGTTGTTTTCCTTTCTCAAGACCAGAAAAAGAAAAGACAGGAAGCTATTCTTGCAAAGGAGAAGCAGGCATCTGATCTTAAGCGTAAGTACTTTGGTCCAGAAGGTGAGCTCTTTAAGAAGCGTACCAGTCTGATTACCCCTATACAAGATGAGATTTACAATGCTGTAAAGGATATCTCCGACCAGCGTGGTTATAGTTTGGTAATTGATCGTTCAAGCAATGCTGCTGGTATTATCTATGGTTCGCCAAAGGTGGACATAAGTAATGAGGTATTGCAGAAGTTAGGATATTCTTATCAGTAA
- a CDS encoding BamA/OMP85 family outer membrane protein — protein sequence MTKINKVLMLLAFSGVSLVASAQQKIVNPDITYTGSPKTYKLVGLTVTGIDGYEDYVLTGISGLAVGQELEVPGTAITDAVKRYWKHGLFSDVSITADSIVGDNIYLKIHLAPRPRISTINYNGLKKTERDDLEKKLGLLKGGQITPNMLDRAKILAKKYFDEKGYKNAEVFIRQRDDVAAKNQVILDIDVDKKEKLKVRSIIIDGDSLLGDKKIKGTLFSKGAFSKTHEARKLSNLLKSKKFTPERWAEDKKNLITKYNEYGFRDATILKDSVWNVDPKHVDIYVKVDEGKKYYIRNIKWVGNTVYSTDYLSRLLDMKKGDVYNQTYLNKRLSQDEDAVGNAYWNNGYLFYNLQPTEVNIVGDSIDLEMRITEGQQAHINRVKINGNDRLYENVVRRELRTKPGDLFSKEALQRSARELASMGHFDPEAINPVPEPNYEDGTVDINYNLKQKSNDQVELSLGWGQTGVIGRVGLKLNNFSMANLFRRNREHRGIMPIGDGETLSLGAQTNGTYYQSYNAQYSTNWLGGKRPIQFNVGMSYSKQTDVSSNYYNSGYLNNYNNYRYGYGNYNYNSYENYYDPDKYVKLLSVYAGWGKRLNWPDDYFTLSLQLQYQRYMLRNWRYFIMSNGSANNLNFNIALNRTSTDNQLFPRRGSDFSVSLTITPPWSKWDGKDYAHLATDRNSPTYSQEQQEKYRWVEYHKWKFKARTFTALTSGQKCFVLMTRVELGLLGSYNKNKKSPFETYYMGGDGMSGYSTGYAEETIGLRGYENGSLTPYGAEGYAYTRMSLELRYPFLLGNTTIYGLGFVEAGNAWTDTSKFNPFDMKRSAGLGVRIFLPMVGMMGIDWAYGFDKVFGTRGGSQFHFILGQEF from the coding sequence TTAATAAGGTATTGATGCTCCTTGCATTCTCCGGAGTTTCACTTGTGGCGAGTGCACAGCAGAAGATTGTAAACCCTGACATCACTTATACTGGTAGTCCTAAGACTTACAAGTTGGTAGGACTGACCGTTACGGGCATTGATGGCTATGAGGATTATGTCCTCACTGGTATCTCTGGACTTGCTGTAGGACAGGAGTTGGAGGTTCCAGGTACGGCAATCACAGACGCTGTGAAGCGTTACTGGAAACATGGACTCTTCTCTGATGTTTCCATTACAGCTGACTCTATCGTAGGAGATAATATCTATCTGAAGATACATCTCGCACCGCGTCCTCGTATCTCAACCATCAACTACAATGGTTTGAAGAAGACAGAACGTGATGATTTAGAGAAGAAACTCGGTCTTTTGAAGGGTGGACAGATTACGCCAAACATGCTTGATCGTGCGAAGATACTTGCTAAGAAATACTTCGACGAAAAGGGTTACAAGAATGCTGAGGTCTTTATTCGTCAGCGTGACGACGTTGCAGCAAAGAATCAGGTTATCCTTGATATCGATGTAGACAAGAAGGAGAAGCTGAAGGTGCGCTCGATCATTATTGATGGTGACAGCCTATTGGGTGATAAGAAGATTAAGGGTACCTTGTTTAGCAAGGGTGCTTTTTCGAAGACCCATGAGGCAAGAAAACTGTCAAATCTCTTAAAGTCGAAGAAATTCACACCAGAGCGTTGGGCTGAGGATAAGAAGAACCTTATCACAAAGTACAACGAGTATGGTTTCCGTGATGCCACTATTCTGAAGGATAGCGTTTGGAATGTTGACCCAAAGCATGTAGATATCTATGTTAAGGTTGATGAGGGTAAGAAGTATTATATCCGTAACATCAAATGGGTAGGTAATACCGTTTACTCAACCGACTATTTGTCTCGTTTGCTCGATATGAAGAAGGGCGACGTGTATAATCAGACCTATTTAAACAAGCGTCTTTCACAGGATGAGGATGCTGTGGGTAATGCTTATTGGAATAATGGATATCTCTTCTATAACTTGCAACCAACAGAGGTGAATATTGTCGGCGACTCTATTGACCTTGAGATGCGTATTACAGAAGGACAGCAGGCACATATCAACCGAGTGAAGATTAATGGTAACGATCGTCTTTACGAGAATGTAGTGCGTCGTGAATTGCGTACAAAGCCAGGCGACCTCTTCTCTAAGGAGGCACTCCAGCGTTCTGCACGTGAGTTGGCGTCAATGGGACACTTCGACCCAGAAGCTATCAACCCAGTACCAGAGCCAAACTATGAGGACGGAACTGTTGACATCAATTATAACCTCAAGCAGAAGTCAAACGACCAAGTTGAGCTTTCATTGGGTTGGGGTCAGACAGGTGTTATTGGTCGTGTCGGCTTGAAGTTGAATAACTTCTCAATGGCGAACCTCTTCCGTAGAAATCGTGAACATCGTGGTATTATGCCAATCGGTGATGGTGAGACACTTTCATTAGGTGCACAGACGAATGGTACTTACTACCAGTCATACAATGCTCAGTACTCAACCAACTGGTTGGGCGGTAAGCGTCCTATCCAGTTTAATGTGGGTATGTCGTATTCAAAGCAGACAGATGTGTCAAGCAACTATTATAATAGTGGTTACTTAAATAACTATAACAACTATCGTTATGGTTATGGAAACTACAATTATAACAGTTATGAGAATTATTATGACCCAGACAAGTATGTGAAACTCTTGAGTGTCTATGCAGGTTGGGGAAAGCGTCTAAACTGGCCTGATGACTATTTCACCTTGTCACTCCAATTGCAGTACCAACGTTACATGTTGCGTAATTGGCGTTACTTCATTATGTCGAATGGTTCAGCCAACAACTTGAACTTCAACATTGCGCTTAATCGTACGTCAACAGATAACCAACTCTTCCCACGTCGTGGTTCAGACTTCTCAGTATCATTGACCATTACTCCGCCATGGTCTAAGTGGGATGGTAAGGACTATGCACACTTGGCAACTGACCGTAACTCTCCAACTTACTCACAGGAGCAGCAGGAGAAGTATCGTTGGGTTGAGTATCATAAGTGGAAGTTTAAGGCTCGCACCTTTACAGCCCTCACAAGTGGTCAGAAATGCTTCGTCTTGATGACCCGTGTTGAACTTGGATTGTTGGGTAGCTATAATAAAAATAAGAAAAGTCCGTTTGAAACCTACTACATGGGTGGTGATGGTATGAGTGGATACTCTACGGGTTACGCTGAGGAGACAATTGGTCTTCGTGGTTACGAGAATGGTTCACTCACTCCATATGGTGCTGAAGGTTATGCTTACACTCGTATGTCATTGGAGCTTCGCTACCCATTCCTCTTGGGTAACACGACTATTTATGGTCTTGGTTTTGTTGAGGCTGGTAATGCATGGACCGATACAAGTAAGTTTAATCCATTTGACATGAAGCGTTCAGCTGGTCTTGGTGTCCGTATCTTCCTCCCAATGGTTGGTATGATGGGTATTGACTGGGCTTATGGCTTCGATAAGGTATTTGGTACGAGGGGCGGTAGCCAGTTCCACTTTATCCTTGGACAAGAATTCTAA
- the murI gene encoding glutamate racemase — protein sequence MTKYSKQPGPIGIFDSGYGGLTILHGIRQLLPEYDYIYLGDNARAPYGSRSFDVVYQFTRQAVMKLFELGCQLVILGCNTASAKALRTIQQNDLPHLDPERRVLGVIRPTAEVIGKLTQSRHVGVLATEGTIKSDSYKLEIQKLWDDVKVTGVPCPLWVPIIENNEADSPGADYFVKKRLDHIMRLDPEIDTLILGCTHYPILMPKILKHVPRGVRIVPQGEYVAESLKDYLRRHPDMDARCTKRATVKYFTTENPEKFEETARIFLHEQVNVEHVDLE from the coding sequence ATGACAAAGTATTCTAAACAGCCAGGGCCAATCGGTATCTTCGACTCAGGGTATGGAGGACTGACCATTCTGCATGGTATTCGTCAGCTACTTCCCGAATACGATTATATATATTTAGGTGATAATGCGCGTGCACCATACGGTTCACGCTCTTTCGATGTGGTCTATCAGTTTACACGCCAGGCTGTGATGAAGCTCTTCGAACTCGGTTGCCAATTGGTTATCTTAGGTTGTAACACAGCTTCTGCCAAGGCACTCCGTACGATCCAACAGAACGATTTGCCCCATCTTGATCCTGAAAGACGCGTACTTGGTGTGATTCGTCCTACGGCAGAGGTGATCGGTAAGCTTACACAGTCCCGCCATGTAGGTGTCTTGGCTACCGAGGGAACCATCAAGAGTGATAGTTATAAACTTGAAATACAAAAGCTATGGGATGATGTGAAGGTGACGGGTGTTCCTTGTCCGCTCTGGGTGCCAATCATTGAAAACAACGAGGCAGACAGTCCCGGTGCCGACTATTTTGTGAAAAAGCGTCTTGATCATATCATGCGACTTGATCCAGAAATTGATACGCTTATCCTCGGCTGCACGCATTATCCTATCCTCATGCCAAAGATATTAAAGCATGTACCACGTGGCGTGCGGATTGTGCCACAGGGTGAGTATGTGGCAGAGAGCCTTAAGGATTATCTCCGTCGGCATCCTGACATGGATGCACGCTGTACCAAGCGTGCCACTGTGAAGTATTTCACTACGGAAAATCCCGAGAAGTTTGAGGAGACGGCACGTATCTTTCTGCATGAACAAGTGAATGTCGAGCATGTTGACTTGGAGTAA